Part of the Nostoc sp. ATCC 53789 genome, TTAAAGGAAGAATTTGAGTTAACTTATCTATTCATCACTCACGATCTCTGGTTAGCTAGATTTTTGTGCGATCGTATTGCCGTGATGAATGGTGGCAAAATTGTCGAACTCGGTCTGACAAAAACTATTTTTGCCAATCCTCAGCACCCTTATACCAAAACACTACTAGCTGCTGCACCTTTACTAGCACGCGCCTAACTCAACAAAGTGAGGAGTTATGAATTACTAACTCCCCACTACTAACTAATGTACAGACGCGATTAATCGCATCTCTCCTAACTCTCTTCACTACCCTTAAGTAATTTAGTTGCTTCTCCACTCGAAGCATATAGTTCAACGAATCTTTTAAATAGCAATGCAGTCTCGTGATTTGAAGCTCTGTTTAAGTGGAATAAACGCTCTATATTTTTATCCGCTAAAGCTCTTAAATAGGGCAAATCTTCAAATAGTGTCAAACAAGAAGCAAAATGCAATATTATTTGTAATAATGGCTTTGGCCACTCTAGGTCACTATATATATCTATAAAGAACTGATGTTCTGAGTCATTTAACGGAAAAGCATTAAATAAAACAATTATCCTTTTGTTATTGTAAACTGGAATACTCAATTCAACGGTATATGGAGTATGTAATATTAAATCTACCTCCACAATCGGTTGTCGCCAAATTCTCAAAGGATTCGCTGGCGAGTCTAATATTGTTTGGAATTTGATTATTCCACCAGTACTAGTGGGCTGAAAGTGGCTAATTTGAAAAATTTTCAGGTTATTAAGGCTAAAATTATGAACTGTTTCTAAATGCTTTAAGTTCAATAAATGATAAATTTGACAAAGATAAGGAAACGGTAAAATATACTCCTGGCTAATCATGTGGAGCTTTTTTACTTGAAGCTTATTAGCTTGAGTACGAGCAAGATATTCTTGATATTGGCTGGGGCCTAAATCGTTACTATTAAAGCTTTCGTTAGGTTTGAGATATAGCCAACTCACAAAGAAGAAAGAAGCTGTAAATAGCTGGAATATTTCTATATAAGATAAATAGCCATCAGCAAATGCAGCTATACTTCTATCGGTTATTCCAAAAAGCCAAGATGGAATACCAAATATCCAGATATTACTTTTAATTTGATCTATAAAAAGTGCTATTTCAACATTGTTTGAGGCATTTTTATCTTGATTTACACTTAATTTATCATTATTTTTTAGACAATTAGTAAACATAATATTTCTAATTCACTAATCCTATTAATCTATAAAATCTATTTATATTAATCTTAAATACCAATCCACAACTGTAACCTCTATCTTTAGCTGTATATACAAGTTGTATTTATTTCTATCCATTTAAAAGAAGTTCTTATGAGTATGGTTAAAAAATTCAATCCCTGATTAGATGTAATACTAAATTCTACGTATATCCAAATTCCTTGTAATTCTTGCTCTTAAAGGATTTAATGTTATATTCTCGAATTTATGTATAAATTACAAGGAACAAATTTGCCAAAATCTTTCTACTAGCTGAGTACAAAAAATTAAATTATCTCACTTTTTCAAAAGTGGTATACATATAGATAAAAAAGTTTTCTTTTCCTGACATGAGAAACTTATTTAAGTAGTGCAGTGTGAAAAATCAAACTATTTAAATATAAATAAATAGGATTTCTCTATCTATTGAGGTAATAGATATATAGGTACTTGTATATCAAAAGAGTATTTCTAACTAGTCAGAAATACAAAATTATGTAAAAGCCCAGAACTGTGGATCTGACTTTTCACAGTATCTGGAAAAGGTCATTTTCAGGGTTTCCCAAGCCTGATCTTTCCATAGGCTGATTATCAATAGCTCTGAGTTAATGATAATCAAGCTATGGAGAAAGTTACGCTTTTCCGGAGCTTGAGGACTTAGTATGAGAAGTTAGAATGGCAGAACCCCCGTGATATAAAGCAATACAGTTCAGTTAAGCATCTCTTTCTTCTCTCTGCGTTCTCTGCGCCAACTCTTGGAGACGCTGCGCGTTGGCGGAAGCCTCCCGTAGAGAAGGCGGTTCATTAAAAAAACGACTTTGGTAACAGAGTTTTAGCTTTAGCTGAACCGTATTGTGATATAAATCTCTCGCTGTTATGAAAAACCAGGGGATTTAAATGTAACTAGTAGTTAATATTTGATATTGAATTGGGCAAAATGATCTCAGGCTCTTTCTATGACAGTAGATTTGGCCAAATTTCCTAATGATAACTTCTTCACCAGTAAATTCATAGATATGAGCAACTATACCAAAACAAAATCTCTGCATGGCTATCGCATTTTCAAGTTACTTTACTCTGGTAATAGACAAATCAATTCATTGTATTGAGATATGGATAGCTTTCTCAATGTCTAAAACTAAAAAATAGTGAATCAATATGTCTATTGAAGAGTTAAATCAAGAGTTAACCAGATTACGTCAATGCCTTCAGCAACTAACAATAGATAATGCTGAACTAAGTCAGGCAGTTCTAGAATATACTACTCAATTACAGCAACATAAGAGCGAACAGCAAGCTGCACTAGATGAGCGCCAACGGATAGAAGAAGAACTGCAAACTGCTCAACAGTTTCTGTATTCTGTGATTCAAACCATGCCTGTAGCAGTTTTTGTCAAAGATGCGGCTGATCTGCGAATTGTCTTATGTAATCAAGCCGCAGAAAAGTTAGCTGGTGTCAGTGCTGATGAAATTTTAGGCAAGAACGACTACGATCTATTTCCTAAAGAAGAGGCCGATTTTTTTACCCAGCGAGATCACGAAGCACTTAATAGCAAAACATTATTAGAGATTCCTGAAGAAAGAATTCGGAAAAAAAGCGGCGAAACCCGTATTTTACAGATTAAAAAAGCTCCGATTCTTGATTCTCAAGGTCAGCCCAAATATTTACTAGTGGTTCGAGACGACATTACAGAAGATAAACAAGCAGAAGCTCAACTCAAACAGCAAGCAATAGAACTAGAGCAAACTCTCAAAGAATTACAAAGTACTCAAGCTCAACTTATTCAAAGTGAGAAAATGTCGTCTCTGGGTCAATTAGTTGCTGGAGTTGCCCATGAAATCAATAATCCAGTAAATTTTATCTCTGGCAATTTAACTTACGCTAACCAATATATCCAACAACTACTGAATCTACTTCATCTTTACCGCATAAACTATCCCAATCCTGCTCTTGAAATTCAAACGACAATTCAGGAGATGGAATTAGATTTTTTAGTCGAAGATTTGCTAAAATTACTCTCTTCAATGGAAGTCGGTGCTGAACGCATACAGCAAATTGTGCTTTCTCTTCGTACCTTTTCGCGGCTAGATGAAGCCGAGTTAAAAGCAGTGGATATTCATCAGGGTATTGACAGTACACTGAGTATTTTGGAGCATCGTTTGAAAACTAGAGCCAATCATGTCCAAATTCAGGTTCTTAAAGATTATGACAATTTACCTTTAGTTGAGTGCTATGCTGGTCAGCTAAATCAAGTATTTATGAATATTTTGTCCAATGCAATCGATGCTTTAGAAGAGCCATTAATTCAAGGTAAACTCTCGCATAACCAGCCACAAATTCGCATTTGTACTCAACAACTGAATCCTCAAAAAATAGTTATTCGGATCATCGATAATGGCCCTGGTATTCCCGAACAAGTTAGACAAAAGTTATTTGATCCTTTTTTTACTACCAAAGATGTGGGGAAAGGTACTGGTTTAGGTTTATCAATTAGCTATCAGATTATTACCGAGCGGCATGGTGGTTCGTTAGAGTGTGTTTCTTCTCTTGAAGGGGGAGCAGAACTTATTATTACAATTCCAGTTGCACAACTCAAACAGTAATTTGGATTCAAAATGTGTGATTGCAAGTATCTGGAACATAGCGAGGATTTGGGGATTGGTCAACTACAATTCACAATTTGCAATGACGCTCTTTCGTCGCTAACGCTGCGAAGATCGGAATTCGCAGTTAAAAAAATATAAAGTTGATAAATCGAATCAGGAATAAGAATTTATTCTGTATTATTTAGAACCAAGTTTCGTCTGAGAACCTTTAATGCTCAGTATCTGAAAAATAAAATAATTTATCTATTTGATGCCAAGCTATCTGGGGGAATATAACGAAACTCCAGTGAGGTTAAGCAATGGTTAATCAGACATATACAGTTGATGTCTTAGTTGTCGGTGGAGGAACCGGGGGCACTGCGGCTGCTATCCAAG contains:
- a CDS encoding ATP-binding protein, which produces MSIEELNQELTRLRQCLQQLTIDNAELSQAVLEYTTQLQQHKSEQQAALDERQRIEEELQTAQQFLYSVIQTMPVAVFVKDAADLRIVLCNQAAEKLAGVSADEILGKNDYDLFPKEEADFFTQRDHEALNSKTLLEIPEERIRKKSGETRILQIKKAPILDSQGQPKYLLVVRDDITEDKQAEAQLKQQAIELEQTLKELQSTQAQLIQSEKMSSLGQLVAGVAHEINNPVNFISGNLTYANQYIQQLLNLLHLYRINYPNPALEIQTTIQEMELDFLVEDLLKLLSSMEVGAERIQQIVLSLRTFSRLDEAELKAVDIHQGIDSTLSILEHRLKTRANHVQIQVLKDYDNLPLVECYAGQLNQVFMNILSNAIDALEEPLIQGKLSHNQPQIRICTQQLNPQKIVIRIIDNGPGIPEQVRQKLFDPFFTTKDVGKGTGLGLSISYQIITERHGGSLECVSSLEGGAELIITIPVAQLKQ